One window of Triticum dicoccoides isolate Atlit2015 ecotype Zavitan chromosome 5A, WEW_v2.0, whole genome shotgun sequence genomic DNA carries:
- the LOC119303462 gene encoding MD-2-related lipid-recognition protein ROSY1-like has translation MATDRRLRDLLLLAAALLLSASCAAAADFEYCKKGRHYPVKVSGVEIVPDPVVRGEPATFKISASTDKTITKGKLVVDVWYFFFHVDSETHDLCAGTPCPATGEFVLASEQTLPSYTPPGSYSLQMKLLGDKNEELTCILFGFSIGFVAPVAIM, from the exons ATGGCGACCGACCGCCGCCTCCGCGACCTGCTCCTCCTCGCCGCGGCGCTCCTGCTCTCCgcctcctgcgccgccgccgcagacTTCGAGTACTGCA AAAAGGGGCGCCACTATCCGGTGAAGGTGAGCGGCGTGGAGATCGTCCCCGACCCCGTCGTGCGCGGCGAGCCCGCCACCTTCAAGATCTCCGCCTCCACCG ATAAAACCATCACCAAAGGGAAGCTGGTGGTAGATGTGTGGTACTTCTTTTTCCACGTCGATTCAGAGACTCACGACTTGTGTGCTGGGACTCCCTGTCCCGCAACGGGCGAATTCGTACTAGCCAGCGAACAGACTTTGCCATCTTACACCCCACCA GGTTCTTACAGTCTCCAGATGAAGCTGCTGGGAGACAAGAACGAGGAGCTGACCTGCATCTTGTTCGGGTTCAGCATCGGGTTCGTCGCACCTGTCGCCATTATGTGA